The following coding sequences are from one Humulus lupulus chromosome X, drHumLupu1.1, whole genome shotgun sequence window:
- the LOC133803425 gene encoding 7-deoxyloganetin glucosyltransferase-like yields the protein MGSTGVAVNEVKPHVVCIPYPAQGHVNPMLKLAKLLHHKGFHVTFVNTEFNHGRLLKSRGPNSLDGLPSFRFETIPDGLPPTDVDATQDIPSLCVSTSKTCLAPFRELLKKLNTSSSAGIPPVTGIVSDGVMSFTMEAAKELGVPEVIFWSTSACGFLAYLYYRQLAEDGIVPLKDPNYMTNGYLDTVIDRIPGMKEMRLKDFPSFVRTSDPNDIMFNFLKHESQRAKEASAVVINTYDTLEHDVLEALSSILPTIYTIGPLALLVNQIPDKNVKALGSNLWKEDPYCLKWLDTQEPNSVVYVNFGSITVMTAEQLVEFAWGLANSGKSFLWIIRPDLVVGEASIVPPEFVTETKERGLLASWCPQEQILNHPAIGGFLTHSGWNSTIESISSGVPVICWPFFAEQQTNCRYSCREWGIGMEIEGEVLRGKVEKLVRELMSDSEKAKDMKKRALELKKLAEEASFGPESLSYINLDNLIEQVLLSPRTN from the exons ATGGGTTCCACAGGAGTAGCAGTGAATGAGGTCAAGCCTCATGTGGTTTGCATACCATACCCAGCTCAAGGCCATGTTAACCCAATGCTAAAACTAGCCAAACTACTTCACCACAAGGGCTTTCACGTAACATTTGTCAACACGGAGTTCAACCACGGACGCCTCCTCAAGTCTCGAGGGCCCAACTCCCTCGACGGTCTTCCTTCGTTCAGATTCGAAACCATTCCAGATGGGCTTCCGCCGACGGACGTGGACGCCACCCAAGATATTCCGTCCTTGTGCGTGTCGACGAGCAAAACCTGTTTGGCACCCTTTAGGGAGCTTCTTAAGAAGCTAAATACCTCTTCGTCGGCCGGCATTCCTCCGGTGACCGGAATAGTTTCCGATGGTGTCATGAGCTTTACTATGGAAGCAGCCAAGGAGCTTGGTGTTCCCGAAGTTATTTTCTGGTCAACCAGCGCATGTGGCTTCTTGGCCTACCTTTATTACCGTCAACTCGCTGAAGACGGCATCGTACCTCTTAAAg ATCCAAATTACATGACGAACGGGTATCTGGATACCGTCATAGACAGAATACCGGGCATGAAAGAGATGCGCTTGAAGGACTTCCCCAGCTTCGTCAGAACCAGCGACCCAAACGACATCATGTTCAATTTTCTCAAGCACGAGAGCCAAAGAGCAAAGGAAGCCTCCGCTGTTGTCATAAACACATACGACACCCTCGAGCATGACGTCCTAGAGGCTCTCTCTTCCATATTACCAACTATTTACACAATCGGACCGTTGGCTCTGCTAGTCAACCAGATTCCGGACAAGAATGTCAAGGCCCTGGGATCAAACCTATGGAAAGAAGACCCTTATTGCCTCAAGTGGCTCGACACCCAGGAGCCAAACTCCGTGGTTTACGTCAACTTCGGAAGCATCACTGTCATGACGGCCGAACAACTAGTCGAGTTCGCTTGGGGACTTGCCAACAGTGGCAAGAGCTTCTTGTGGATAATTAGGCCTGATCTCGTAGTAGGGGAAGCTTCGATCGTACCACCTGAGTTTGTAACGGAGACGAAGGAGCGGGGCCTGTTGGCGAGTTGGTGCCCTCAAGAGCAAATTCTGAACCACCCTGCGATCGGAGGGTTCTTGACACACAGTGGCTGGAACTCGACCATTGAAAGCATCAGCAGTGGAGTTCCGGTCATATGTTGGCCCTTCTTTGCGGAGCAACAGACGAATTGTAGATACAGTTGTAGAGAATGGGGGATAGGAATGGAGATAGAAGGTGAGGTTTTGAGAGGGAAGGTGGAGAAGCTGGTTAGGGAGTTGATGAGTGATAGTGAGAAGGCTAAGGATATGAAGAAGAGAGCTTTGGAGTTGAAGAAGTTGGCTGAGGAAGCCTCTTTTGGACCTGAATCGTTGTCTTATATCAATTTGGATAATTTGATCGAGCAGGTTCTGTTGTCCCCGAGGACTAATTAG